In one Chlamydia sp. BM-2023 genomic region, the following are encoded:
- a CDS encoding ATP synthase subunit C, whose translation MIDLSVVGPVLAMGLAMIGSAMGCGMAGVASHAVMSRIDEGHGKIIGLSAMPSSQSIYGLIFMLLLRDGIKDGKVSAVGAIAMGLSVGVALLISAVMQGKCCVSAIQAYARSSAIYGKSFASIGIVESFALFAFVFALLLF comes from the coding sequence ATGATTGATTTATCGGTTGTTGGTCCTGTTTTAGCGATGGGCTTGGCAATGATAGGCAGTGCCATGGGCTGTGGCATGGCAGGCGTTGCTTCACACGCTGTGATGTCCAGAATTGACGAAGGACATGGAAAAATTATAGGCCTGTCAGCAATGCCTTCATCACAATCCATCTATGGATTAATTTTCATGCTTTTGCTTCGTGATGGCATTAAAGATGGTAAAGTTAGTGCTGTCGGAGCTATTGCTATGGGACTTTCTGTAGGCGTAGCTTTGTTAATATCTGCTGTAATGCAGGGGAAATGTTGTGTAAGTGCTATTCAAGCCTACGCACGTTCTTCAGCTATTTACGGGAAATCTTTTGCTTCTATTGGGATAGTTGAATCTTTTGCACTCTTTGCTTTTGTTTTTGCGCTATTATTATTCTAA
- a CDS encoding V-type ATP synthase subunit I, with the protein MRVNVDKYLFIGRNRSEFFTACRELGVVEFISDKRLITSERLRRFSDCLKILNSLRGEYAVSDLSLSKPEELTVDQVLDEVFSLNQEILSLTETTKALKKEIVRVKPLGNFSSSDISEFTQKTGLTIRFFYRKHVDGQDLEYDQSNVFYLSTAYNFDYYAVIGVVNLSKEQFTEIDAPHSVNELQSQESVLLRDIHRKRSRICELYAYRQDILEGFCDYDNEQRLKHAEESVEELFDGKVFTISGWVIADRIKELEKLCEKFDICMYKVAPNPDEVVPTYLENHGLGRIGEDLVNIYDTPASSDKDPSLWVFVSFFFFFAMIVNDGGYGLVFLATSLFITFKARRSLKGSKALARFLKMFSILGLGCVFWGFATTSFFGMTISPSSSLREFSLTHMLAMKKSAYYLDQHPKGYKELVNEYPSLKDKKTPEEFLLATEKSSGEAVGRAIIYDKFTDSILMELALFVGVVHMALGMLRYIRQRFSGLGWIVFMFGAYLYLPLYLQSVSLVHYLFHIPYDLGGVIGYYGVFAGIGLAVLGAVVQRGVRGIDEITVIIQVFSDVLSYLRIYALGLAGAMVGTTIVQISNRFSPAVAFVIIVFGHSVNILLSIMGGVIHGLRLNFIEWYHYSFDGGGKLLQPLRKRVCHKAADS; encoded by the coding sequence ATGCGCGTAAATGTAGATAAGTATCTCTTTATTGGAAGAAATCGATCGGAATTTTTTACCGCTTGTAGAGAGCTTGGTGTTGTAGAATTTATCTCAGATAAAAGATTAATTACCTCTGAAAGGTTGCGGCGTTTTTCCGATTGCTTGAAAATTTTAAATTCCCTACGCGGTGAATACGCTGTATCTGACTTGTCATTGTCAAAACCTGAAGAATTAACAGTAGATCAGGTGTTAGACGAAGTATTTTCTTTAAATCAGGAAATCCTCTCCTTAACGGAGACAACAAAAGCTTTAAAGAAGGAAATTGTTAGGGTAAAGCCGTTAGGAAACTTTTCTTCTAGTGATATCTCTGAGTTTACTCAGAAAACAGGGTTAACAATACGATTTTTCTACAGAAAGCATGTGGATGGTCAAGATTTAGAATACGATCAATCTAACGTTTTCTATTTATCCACCGCGTATAATTTTGATTATTACGCTGTTATTGGTGTTGTAAATTTATCTAAAGAACAATTTACAGAGATAGATGCTCCCCATTCTGTTAATGAGTTGCAATCTCAAGAATCAGTTCTTTTAAGGGATATCCATCGTAAGAGATCTAGGATTTGTGAGCTTTATGCGTATCGTCAGGATATTCTCGAAGGTTTTTGTGATTACGATAACGAGCAGCGCTTAAAACATGCTGAGGAAAGTGTTGAAGAGCTTTTTGATGGTAAGGTTTTTACTATTTCTGGATGGGTAATTGCAGATCGCATCAAAGAATTAGAAAAGTTATGTGAGAAGTTTGATATTTGTATGTACAAGGTGGCTCCAAATCCTGATGAGGTAGTCCCCACATACTTAGAAAATCATGGTCTAGGAAGAATCGGAGAAGATCTCGTAAATATCTATGACACCCCAGCATCTTCTGATAAAGATCCTTCATTATGGGTATTTGTCTCGTTCTTCTTTTTCTTTGCTATGATTGTCAATGATGGGGGATACGGACTTGTATTTTTGGCGACATCCTTATTCATAACATTTAAAGCTCGTCGTTCTCTCAAAGGATCTAAGGCATTAGCACGTTTCCTAAAAATGTTTTCAATTTTAGGTCTCGGTTGTGTTTTCTGGGGCTTCGCCACAACATCATTTTTTGGAATGACAATTAGTCCTTCAAGTTCCTTAAGAGAATTCTCTCTTACGCACATGTTGGCTATGAAAAAATCTGCGTACTATTTGGATCAACATCCAAAGGGCTATAAAGAGTTGGTAAATGAGTATCCTTCATTAAAGGATAAGAAAACTCCCGAAGAGTTTCTGCTCGCTACAGAGAAAAGTAGTGGAGAGGCTGTAGGACGTGCTATTATTTACGATAAATTTACAGATAGCATCCTAATGGAATTAGCTTTGTTCGTTGGGGTTGTTCATATGGCTCTGGGAATGTTGCGTTATATTCGGCAGCGTTTTTCCGGCTTGGGATGGATTGTATTTATGTTCGGGGCTTATCTGTATTTACCCCTATACCTGCAGTCAGTCTCTTTAGTACATTATCTATTTCATATTCCTTACGATCTTGGGGGAGTGATTGGTTATTACGGAGTATTTGCTGGTATAGGCCTTGCTGTACTTGGTGCTGTAGTGCAACGCGGTGTGCGCGGTATTGATGAAATTACTGTAATTATTCAGGTATTTTCTGATGTCCTTTCCTATTTGCGAATATACGCTTTAGGATTGGCAGGAGCTATGGTAGGAACAACTATCGTACAGATTAGTAATCGTTTTTCACCAGCTGTAGCTTTTGTTATTATTGTATTTGGTCATTCTGTGAACATTCTTCTTTCTATTATGGGGGGAGTGATTCATGGTCTTCGATTAAATTTTATTGAATGGTATCACTACAGTTTTGACGGTGGAGGAAAGCTTCTCCAACCTTTAAGGAAAAGAGTTTGCCACAAGGCTGCGGATTCCTAG
- a CDS encoding V-type ATP synthase subunit D — translation MSSQIKLTKNAYRLEKVKLARLETYLPTLKLKKSLLQVEVSNAVREAYESLQAYEESRERIYAFAELFSVPLYVDAVLNSFKIEKVDKEYENITGVEVPVVKNIVLSESSYSILDTPIWIDTLVACSREFVVNKVRSEVAVEKQKILEEELRNVSIRVNLFEKKLIPETTQMIKKIAIFLSDRSITDVGQVKMAKKKIQQRKEESECA, via the coding sequence ATGTCTTCACAGATAAAGCTCACAAAAAATGCCTACCGCTTAGAAAAGGTAAAGCTTGCGCGGTTAGAGACCTATCTGCCAACGTTAAAATTAAAGAAATCGTTGTTGCAAGTAGAAGTCTCTAATGCTGTTCGAGAGGCCTATGAAAGCTTGCAAGCATATGAAGAATCTAGAGAACGCATCTATGCTTTTGCAGAGTTGTTTAGCGTTCCTCTTTATGTTGATGCTGTTTTAAATAGCTTTAAGATTGAGAAGGTTGATAAAGAATACGAGAATATTACAGGCGTAGAAGTTCCCGTAGTTAAGAATATTGTATTATCAGAATCCTCATATTCTATTTTAGATACTCCTATTTGGATCGATACTTTAGTAGCTTGCTCCCGAGAATTTGTAGTGAATAAAGTGCGCTCTGAAGTGGCTGTAGAAAAGCAAAAGATTCTAGAAGAAGAATTAAGAAATGTATCTATTCGAGTAAATTTATTCGAGAAGAAGCTTATTCCTGAGACCACTCAGATGATTAAGAAAATAGCCATTTTCTTAAGTGATCGTAGTATTACTGATGTTGGTCAGGTAAAAATGGCTAAGAAAAAGATACAACAGCGTAAGGAGGAATCCGAATGCGCGTAA
- a CDS encoding V-type ATP synthase subunit B yields the protein MQTIYTKITDIKGNLITVEAEGARLGELAEIERTDGRSSYASVLRFDAKKVTLQVFGGTSGLSTGDRVIFLGRAMEVTYGESLIGRRLNGIGKPIDGEGECFGEPIQISTPTFNPVCRVVPRDMVKTNIPMIDVFNCLVKSQKIPIFSSSGENHNALLMRIAAQTDADIVIIGGMGLTFVDYSFFVDESKRLGFADKCVMFIHKAVDAPVECVLIPDMALACAEKFAVDHNKNVLVLLTDMTAFADALKEIAITMDQIPANRGYPGSLYSDLALRYEKAVDIADGGSITLISVTTMPGDDITHPVPDNTGFITEGQFYLKNNRIDPFGSLSRLKQLVIGKVTREDHGDLANSLIRLYADSRKAAERMSMGFKLSNWDKKLLAFAELFETRLMSLEVNIPLEEALDIGWKILAQSFHSEEVGIKEQLINKYWPKSCLHR from the coding sequence ATGCAGACAATATATACAAAAATTACTGATATCAAAGGGAATTTGATAACCGTAGAGGCAGAGGGAGCACGTTTAGGCGAGTTAGCAGAAATTGAAAGAACAGATGGGAGATCTTCGTATGCCTCTGTTTTACGTTTTGACGCCAAAAAAGTCACTTTGCAAGTGTTTGGAGGGACTTCTGGCTTATCTACTGGAGATCGAGTGATATTCCTCGGTCGTGCTATGGAAGTTACCTATGGTGAATCCTTAATTGGAAGACGATTAAATGGCATAGGCAAACCTATCGATGGTGAAGGCGAATGTTTTGGAGAACCTATTCAAATTTCCACACCAACGTTCAATCCTGTTTGTCGTGTTGTTCCAAGGGACATGGTGAAGACCAACATCCCCATGATTGATGTGTTCAATTGTTTGGTAAAGTCTCAGAAAATTCCTATTTTTTCTTCTTCTGGAGAGAATCATAACGCCTTATTAATGCGTATCGCAGCACAAACAGATGCGGATATTGTTATTATCGGTGGTATGGGATTGACATTTGTTGATTATAGCTTTTTCGTTGATGAGTCTAAGAGATTAGGTTTTGCTGATAAATGTGTTATGTTTATTCACAAAGCCGTAGACGCTCCCGTAGAATGCGTGTTAATTCCAGATATGGCATTAGCTTGCGCTGAAAAATTTGCCGTAGATCACAACAAGAATGTATTGGTGTTACTAACAGATATGACAGCATTTGCAGATGCTTTGAAAGAAATCGCCATCACTATGGATCAGATACCTGCAAATCGTGGCTATCCTGGATCACTATACTCTGATCTTGCTTTGCGTTATGAAAAAGCTGTGGATATTGCAGATGGAGGATCAATTACTCTGATTAGTGTTACTACTATGCCTGGAGATGATATTACCCATCCAGTTCCTGATAACACAGGATTCATTACAGAAGGGCAGTTTTACCTAAAGAATAACCGTATTGATCCTTTTGGTTCCCTATCTCGTTTAAAGCAGCTAGTTATTGGTAAGGTAACTCGAGAAGACCATGGCGATCTCGCTAACTCATTAATACGACTATATGCTGATTCTCGTAAAGCTGCCGAAAGAATGTCCATGGGCTTTAAATTATCTAATTGGGATAAGAAGTTACTGGCATTTGCTGAGCTTTTTGAAACACGACTCATGAGTTTAGAAGTCAATATTCCTTTGGAAGAAGCTCTGGATATTGGTTGGAAAATTCTTGCTCAAAGTTTCCATTCTGAAGAAGTGGGAATAAAGGAACAGTTGATTAACAAGTATTGGCCGAAGTCATGTCTTCACAGATAA